The Henningerozyma blattae CBS 6284 chromosome 6, complete genome genomic interval actagaaaatataaacaacCTATAGACCCGCTGACTCATTTTCCAGAATTACATCAAAGGATTAAAGATATCATCGATGAGATTGGGCCTGTTACCCCAAAATTAAATTGGTCAGCTCCTAGAGATGCTACTTGGATACTTCCCAATAATAACATGAAATGTAATGAAGTTAATGAGATTTATTTACTTCTAAACGCCTCAAACTACATTGCCTATGACTTAGAACATGCGTTTGATGACTGTATTGATAAAGATCAAATTACACCCACAAAACCTTCATATGAACTAGTTTTAAGACAATGGTTTAATATAAATCCTGCTTTAGAATTTAGAATATTCGTTAAAAATCAAAGAGTAATCGGTGTTTCTCAGCGTGATTTAAATTACTACGATTATTTAGAAGCCCTATCAGATACCTTTAAAGATACtattgatgaatttatAGAGGATGAAGTTATACTACTGTACCCTGAACAAGATTTTGTCAttgatttatatattccaaGACCCTTTAAAAAAgcatttattattgatattaatactttttCCAGGTCAACAGATCCTTTGATGT includes:
- the CDC123 gene encoding cell proliferation protein CDC123 (similar to Saccharomyces cerevisiae CDC123 (YLR215C); ancestral locus Anc_7.318), whose amino-acid sequence is MTQQYTTLSEIPLSKSSVEHASFSYWYKLFQKHIPTSRIISPLPDEFIQYLEQDGIKLPVEKNSSSYYTDKIQRNEDNEYSDWDNSDDEENTRKYKQPIDPLTHFPELHQRIKDIIDEIGPVTPKLNWSAPRDATWILPNNNMKCNEVNEIYLLLNASNYIAYDLEHAFDDCIDKDQITPTKPSYELVLRQWFNINPALEFRIFVKNQRVIGVSQRDLNYYDYLEALSDTFKDTIDEFIEDEVILLYPEQDFVIDLYIPRPFKKAFIIDINTFSRSTDPLMFSWNELVTMDLDIDNERDYELRLVKRNNVARFASKEHSENQVPKDVVDASLDPNVIKELASKWKELLSQQEADTDSDSDSAEE